A stretch of DNA from Chloroflexota bacterium:
AGAGACCGTCGTATCCGCCGGAGCAAGTTCCGGCGCCATACATTCCGGTAGAAACGCCTGCCGCGCCGCGCGCCGGAACCGGTACAATCCATTGCTGAAATTCGCGCCTTCCGCCGGGGATCATAACCCACTGCTCCGAAGTGAGTTCCGGTGCGGTTAAATCCAGGCGATTCGCTGTCCAGGTGATGATCGCATCGGCGTAAACTTCAAATGTATTGGCAACCGATGCGAGGGTATCACCAGCTTGCACCTGATAAAACACCCCGTCGACGGGGGGGATTTTTAATACCATGCCTTCCGTAAGCGAGTGGGGGTCATCCTTAAGCACATCATAGTTAGACCATAAGATTGTTTCGGGGGTGAGGTCATTAGCGGCGGCAATTGCAAATACTGAATCGCCCGCGCTAACGACATACTCCACAATTTCGGTGCGCGATCGGTTGGGGATGGTGGTTTTTAATGCCGCAATGCGCCGTAAAACGGGCGGCGCAACCGATTCCTCGAACGCAGGCAACGCGGCAACCCCGCTTGATTTTGGCAGATCAACTATCGTTGGCTGTGGAAGCGCCCGCGCGCGGGGAACCGTAAAACGCTGCCAGCTCAGCAATATTGCAACGCCTACCACGGCGAAGGCAATAGCCCAAGTCAACCAATCGAGCCAGCCGCGCGGTTGTTTTTTCATCTTTTGTAAAAATAGGGAAATGTCAGCCCGAACTATTCGTTCAGCGACATCAGGAATTCTTGATTGTCGCTGGTATTCTTGAAGCGATCCAAAATAGCTTCTGTGGCTGTACCCGTATCCATCCCGGCTCCGTGCGGCGGCGAAGCAATCATCTGATCGTACATACGGCGCATCAGCCAGACGCGGGGGGTAATATCTGGCCCCAACAGCAGTTCTTCACGGCGAGTCGACGAGCGATTAATATCAATCGCCGGGAAAATACGCCGTTCTTGCAACTGCCGCGAGAGATGCAATTCCATATTGCCAGTGCCCTTGAATTCCTCATAGACCACATCGTCCATGCGAGAGCCAGTATCGATCAAACAAGTTGCCACAATCGTCAGCGAACCGCCTTCTTCAATATTACGCGCCGCCCCAAAGAATCGCTTGGGCGGATACAACGCCGAAGGATCAATACCACCCGAGAGCGTGCGTCCCGAAGGCTGCACCACCAGGTTATACGCCCGCGAAAGCCGCGTAATCGAATCCATGGCAATGAATACATCTCGCCCCACTTCAACCAGGCGTTTAGCGCGCTCAATCACCATCTCGGCCACGCGCACATGTGAAGAGACCGGCTCATCAAATGTAGACGAAATCACTTCGGCATCGACAGAACGATCCATATCGGTGACTTCTTCGGGGCGCTCACCGATCAGGGCAACAATCAAATAAACTTCGGGATATTGATTCGAAATCGCATTGATCACATTTTTCAGGATGGTAGTCTTCCCCGCTTTGGGTGGAGAGACGATCAAACCGCGCTGCCCGCGTCCCACAGGTGTAATCAGGTTAATCAAGCGCGTCGCCAAAAGGTTACGGTCGGTTTCAAGGTTGTAGCGTTGGTCGGGGAAAATCGGCGTCAGACGCTCAAAACGGGGTCGGCGCGCGGCTTCATCGGGATCCAGGCCGTTCACGCTTTCTACCTTGAGCAACCCGTAATGGCGCTCCGATTCACGCGGCGGGCGTACATGCCCCAAAATCATATCGCCGTTGCGTAATTTATAACGCCGAATCTGCGATTGGGAAACATAAACATCGTGCATACTGGGCTGATAATTATCCCAACGCAAAAAACCAATCCCCTCGCTCATAATCTCAAGGATACCGCCGCGCACTTCCAGACCTTCGCGCTCGGCTTCCGCCTGACGGATGAGCATAATCAGTTTTTCTTTTTTTAGTTGGGCAGCTCGGGGGATATCGAGTGAAATTGCAACTTTACGCAATTCGATAAGGGGTTGTTGTTCCAGTTCCTTTACATCCATGTATTTTTCTCAACTTATAGGGGGAATAATCCGCGCAATGGATAGCCATACACCACTGCGCAACGGGCAAAGCCAGATGCGCTTGCAACAAGGCAACGATTAACGCGGTTGAATTTCAATTGAATTCCATTTGGGGGGAAATCCGTATGAAAAATTATAGCATGTCCAAATTCAGGACGCAAGCATCTGTAAGGTCAAAGCCAGTGCTTTCTTGAAGACGAAACGCAAAAGCCATTTCCGTTGAGAACGCTAAAATCGCAGAGAAAATCGCTAAAAACTCGGCGAACTCCGCGCACTCTGCGGTAAGTTTTTAATCTCTCGCGATATATAGAAGACCCTGCAGACAAAGCAAAGGTTTCCAAGGCCATGTTGCATTTCCTGGAGAACCCGAATACAACGCCGGGTGGTATAATCTGCGCCATGTTACTCGAAAAATTATCTGGAATTACCGATCGTTACGAAGAAATTACCCAAGAATTTATGCAAGTTGGCAATGATTATGAACGCGCAGCCGAATTAGGTAAAGAACGTTCCGATCTAGAACCACTGATCAAAAAATCGGACGAATACCGTCAGGCGCTCATAAATCTGGATGAAGCCAGAGCATTGGTAGATAGCGATGACCCCGATTTAGCCGAATTGGCCGAGTTGGAAATCAGCGAACTGGAAGAAAGCATCCCCAAACTTGAGCTGCAAATCAAATCGATGCTACTGCCGAAAGACCCGCGCGATGCCCGTAGTGTGATCGTCGAAGTTCGCGCCGGTACTGGCGGCGATGAAGCTGGCTTGTTTGCTGCCGACCTTTACCGCATGTACAGCCGTTATGCCGACAAACGGAATTGGAAAGTAGAAATGCTCTCATCCAATGAAACCGGGGTTGGCGGTTTCAAGGAAATTTCTTTTCTTATTAAAGGCAAAGAAGTCTATTCGCGCCTCAAATTTGAGTCCGGCGTGCATCGCGTGCAGCGCGTGCCCACCACCGAATCGCAAGGCCGCATCCACACATCCACAGCAACTGTAGCCGTTTTAGCCGAAGTCGATGATGTTGAAATTGATATTCCTGCCAGCGATATAAAGATGGATGTTTATAAATCTGCGGGGGCGGGCGGACAGAGCGTGCAAAAAAACTCCACTGCCGTGCGGCTCACACACCTGCCCTCGGGTATGGTTGTCCAATGCCAGGACGAACGCTCGCAACTGCAAAACCGGCTGCGCGCCATGAGTATTCTCAAAGCCCGACTCTACGAACTCGAAGAAGCCAAACGCATGGCTGAAATTGACGAAAGTCGCCGTTCTCAAGTTGGCACCGGCGAGCGCTCTGAAAAAATTCGCACCTACAACTTTCCTCAATCGCGCGTCACCGACCACCGCATCAATATTTCTTCTTACCATTTAGCAGGCGTGCTGGATGGCAACATCGAAGAATTTATTGAAGAACTTATCATGCGTGATGAAGCCGACCGCCTTGCCGAAGCGGGGCTGGTAGAGTGAACAAGTGGGCAAGCAAACCATCCGCCAGGCGCTTCATCAACTAACACACAACGCGGCACATAGCAATACTCCCGTCCTCGACGCCCAGGTGCTGCTGGCTCATATCGTCCAAAAGCCGCGCGCTTGGGTGTTAGCTTATCCCGAAACCACACTCGCCCCCCAACAGCAAAAATCACTCCGCGAGGCCGCCGCGCGCCTGCAAACAGGCACGCCCCTGCCCTATATTCTTGGACATTGGGAATTCTACGGGCTGGATTTTACCCTCAGCCCCGATGTACTCATCCCGCGCCCCGAAACCGAATTGCTCATCGAAGAAGCCCTCCAATGGCTGCAAGCACACCCGCAAAAACGCCGCGCTGCCGATAGTGGCACCGGTTCTGGCTGCATTGCCATCACACTGGCAAAACACATCTCCGATTTGCACATCGCAGCCAGCGATATTTCCCCCGCGGCGCTAAAAATTGCCCGCGCCAACGCCGAAAAGCACCACGTCGCCGAGCGCATTGAATTTACCCATGCAAATCTTTTAGCCAATAACCTTCAATCGACAACCCTGGATTTAATCGCCGCCAATCTACCCTATATTCCCACCCAAACTTTGCACATGCTGGATGTGTACGAATGCGAACCAACCCTGGCATTGGATGGGGGGGAAAACGGCCTGAAGCTGATTGGCCGCGCCCTGGAGCAGGCCCAGCGGAACCTGGCTCGGGGTTGGCTCATGCTCTTCGAAATTGACTCATCCCACGGGGAGCGCGCCGCCGAACTCGCCCAACATTACTATCCCCACGCCAAAATTCGCATCCTGCCCGATTTGACGGGCCGAGACCGACTATTACGCATTGAAGATATCCTATGCAAACCCGACTAATTTCTACACAAGACTCCCAGGCATTTTCGCTTGCCATCAAAATTCTCGAACAAGGCGGGCTGGTTGCATTCCCAACCGATACGGTTTACGGCCTGGCCGCTCATATCCAGAACACAAGCGGCATTGAGTTGCTTTACGAAGCCAAACAACGCGCCCCCTCCAAAGCAATCGCCGTGCTGATGAGTTCGTCCGATGATCTCTCTCAAGTAGCCAGCGAAATACCCACGCAGGCACGACGGCTGGCCGAGCATTTTTGGCCTGGCCCGCTGACGCTGATCGTGCCGCGGCACCCGGCGTTGCCCGAAGCCCTCGGACCGCTGCCTACCATTGGGGTGCGCGTGCCCGATCACCCCGACGCGCTGGCGTTAATGGACATCACCGGGCCGCTGGCGGTTACTTCGGCAAATCTCTCCGGGGAGGCGAATGCCTGTTCGGCACAAGAAGTTTTGCAGCAGCTTGATGGATGCGTAGACCTGATTCTGGATGGCGGGATTACGCCCGGAGGCACACCCTCCACCGTGGTGGACTGTACCAGCCCCAAATTACAGATTTTGCGCAGCGGGCCAATCTCATCCAACGAACTATTCACAATCTGGAAATCGGCAAATATTTAATATCCCTTTATCTGGTTTTCATCTTCTACTTAACTGAAAGCGTGATAATTATCATCACATTCTCCTCATATCACCAAGCCGCCCCACCGGGAACCGGGAGCCTTCCCAACGGGGCGGTTGGGTTTTAAGAGAAAGTAAGATACGGGCGGGTGAACTCATCTTTTGTATATCGAACCCACTGGAGGCCATCATGCCTAATTTAACCATCGAACGTGCCGAAAAAGACGAATTTTTTGCAGACCATCCGCAAAGCCCGCTAACCCGCGAACAACAGGTAGATTTCAACGGCCTGGATTATTTTCCGGAAAATGCGGCGCTACGCTTTGAAGCGGATATTGAAATTTTTGATCCCCAGGAAGAAATTACGATTCAAACATCCACGGGCGATACGCAGCAATACACTCGCTATGGGAAGGTTCGGTTCAGCGTGGGAGGTGAGCAAGCTGCCCTGACGGTGTACGAGAGCGAACACGGATTTTTCATCCCCTTTGTGGACACACTGGCCGGAAGCGAAACCTACCCCGCGGGGCGTTATCTGGACCCTGAACGGCTACCCAATGGAAAATTAGCCGTGGATTTCAACCAAGCCTATAACCCCTACTGTGCTTATAATGCTCGCTGGTCGTGTCCGCTGACGCCGTTCGAAAATCGGCTCAAACTTCCCATTCGCGCGGGAGAGAAGATTTTTCAGGATCACGTGGTTCGTTGAAAAACCACCGCAGCATGGAACAAAAAATCTCCGCACCAAATTGATGCGGAGATTTTTTTATTGTGTGACCTACTCGCTGATCGCAGGCAGGTAGAGTTGCTCGGTATATTCCTTGACCATGCGCCGCATACTGAATTGCGGGGACAGAGTCCGGATGGCGATTTTCATGCGGGAGATCCACTCACGCGGCAGGTTATTTTCCGCGCGGTCATAATACAGTGGGATGATTTCTTTTTCGAGTACGTCATAGAGGTGGGCGATGTCCAATTGGTCTTGATAGTTATGATCTTCATAATCATTATCATCACCAATCGCCCAGCCATTTAGTCCGTTGTATCCTTCACGCCACCAACCATCGAGTACCGAGAAATTCAGCACGCCATTGATGGCGGCTTTTTCGCCGGAGGTGCCGGAGGCCTCATTGGGACGGCGCGGGGTATTCAGCCACACATCAACACCCTGAACGAGATAGCGGGCCACATTCATATCGTAATCTTCCAGGAAAACCAAACGGCCGCCGTTTTCGGCTTTTTTGACAGCCCGGTAAACTTCCTGAATGAGCATCTTGCCGGGGTGATCATCGGGGTGGGCTTTGCCTGCGAAGATGATCTGCACTGGACGATTAGGACGATTGATTAAATCTAGCAGGCGCTCAAGATCACTGAGGATCAGGCTGGCGCGCTTATAGGTGGCAAAACGCCGCGCAAAGCCAATCGTCAGGGCATAGGGGTCGAGTAACACGCCAGACGCGATCACCTGCACGGGGTGCACACTGGTGGAAAGCCATTGCTCACGGGCGCGGTCGCGCATGTAAAAAACCAGTTTGCGCTTGAGGTGGCGGCGCACAGCCCAAAGTTCTTCATCGGGAATATTGTCAATATCTTCCCACAGATCAGGATCATCCAAATGGCTCGCCCAATTGCGCCCCAAATAGCGGCGAAAGAGATGATCCAAGCGGCGGGCTAACCAGGTACCGGTGTGAATGCCATTGGTAACATACGAAATCGGCACATCTTCTTCGCGCAAATCGGGCCACAGGAAATTCCACATTTTACGCGCCACCTGTCCATGCAATTCCGAGACACCATTGCGCCGTTCAGCAAACCGAAATGCCAGCAACGGCATACTGAAGGTTTCACCCCACGACATTTTGCGCCGCGCCAGATTGATAAAACTTTCGCGGTCCAGGCCCAATTCGGGCCATAAATTGGCGAAATATTTGTCAATCAGCCATAATGGAAATTCATCGCTGCCTGCCGGAACAGGGGTGTGCGTGGTAAAAATCGTTGAGGCCTTTACAGTTGCCTGAGCCTCTTCAAAAGCATGGTCGGCAGCCACCATCTCGCGAATGCGCTCCAAACCCATAAAAGCAGAATGTCCTTCGTTCATATGCCACACCGATGGATTGTAGCCCAACCTGCGCAGGGCGCGTACGCCACCGATGCCCAGGATCAACTCCTGAGAGATGCGCGCTTCCAAATCGCTGTTATACAGGCGGGCTGTCAATTCTCGATCTGCCGCACTATTGCCGTCCACGTCGGTATCCAGCAAATACAGCGGCACGCGACCCACATGAATTTCCCAGATGCGCGCCAGTACATCCCGACCCGGTAGTTCCACCGTCACTGTCAGCAGATTATCATCTTGATCGAGTATGGGCATCACGGGCATATCTTCAAAATGTAAGCGCTTGAAGCGCGCCTCTTGCCAGCCATCCTCGGTGATATGCTGCGAGAAGTATCCGCGTGTATAAAGAAAACCCACGGCTACAAAGGGCAAACCCAAATCGCTGGCTTCTTTGACATGATCGCCGGACAGCACGCCCAGGCCACCCGCGTAAATGGGCAGGGTTTCATGCAGACCAAATTCGCTGGAGAAGTACGCAATCGGTCGATTGATTTGCTCGGGGTGATTCTGCATAAACCAGGTTTCTTTGGCATTGATGTATTGGTCAAAAATTCGGAACGTGCGGTCGTAAAAATCCAGATAGGCACGGTCTTGAGCAACAGCATTCAGGTGAGCACGTTCAATCTGGCGCAAAAACAATACCGGATTATGATAGGTTCGTTCCCAGAAATCGTGGTCTATGCGAGAAAAGAGACGCTGTGCATCGGGATTCCAGGTCCACCAGAGGTTATAGGCCAATTCACCCAATCGATGAATACGACGCGGCAGGCTAAAATGGTTAGCAGGTTGTGCACGAAAAGATTTCATAATTATTGCCTCATATTGGGTTTAGGGCTTACGCAGTTCGATGAGAAATATCTCGAAAATAAGATGTATGGGATACTCCGCACTCCAATTTTCGGGTTTTTCCAGCGTAAATCCTAAAGTTCAAAAAATCCGGTTAATCTTACCATTCTACAATAACCAGCGCAAACGGAACTGGAACCGGTTCCAGTAGCAACTTAATGCAGGGTCGGGACACGCGCTTTGAATATAAATCGCCGATTTTTACCGGATTTCAGCGTCAAATCAGCCAATACATTCAAAATTTCAGTGACGATCATGCATTAACAAAGTTTCTTGTCCATGCCCGGCACAAGCGTTACAATACGATCACCATTTAGCCTTGAATACTTTGACACTTCCACCCCCTAATTTCGGGCTTCTTTTTGATCACGATGTGGCAAGCTACCAAACGAAATATCCTTCATGATGCCAAAAAAAATCCAACTCTTCATCACCTGTTTGATCGACACGCTACGCCCAGAAACAGGTGAAGCTGTCGTCAACGTGCTGCGCCGAGCCGGGGTTAGTATCACCTTTCCACAGGGACAAACCTGTTGTGGGCAACCCGCCTTCAATGCAGGGATGCGCGCCGAGGCGCGCGAAATGGCGCGACATACCATTGCCACTTTTGAAACTGATCCAGCTCCCGTAGTGGTGCCGTCCGGCTCTTGCACAGCCATGCTCCGGCACGGCTATCCAGAGTTATTCGCCAATGATCCACAGTGGCTGCCACGCGCTCAGGCTTTGGCGGCACGCACCTTCGAGTTCACGGAATTTCTGGTGGATGAATTGGGCATTGTGGATGTAGGCGCCTATTTTCCCCACAAAATCACTTATCACGCCTCCTGCCACTTGCTGCGCGGCCTCGGCGTCGATCGCCAGCCGCGGGCTTTGCTGGCCCAAGTGTGCGGCGCCAAACTCGTGGAACTCCCCGCGGTTGAAGAATGTTGTGGTTTCGGCGGCGTATTCTCCGTGGAGCATCCTGAAATTTCCGCTGAAATGCTCAAACGCAAAATCAAAAATATCGAAAGCACGGAAGCCCTCACAATTGTGGTCTGCGATACCGGATGCTTGCTGCACATCAACGGCGGACTGCACCGTTCAGGGCTTCCACAACGCGTTGTGCATATTGCGGAAGTGCTAAGCTCAGTTGAAAGTTGAAGGTTGGCAGGTTACAAATTAGCGTTTAAGAAACAACCTGCAACTTTCAACCTTTAACCTACAATTCGCTCCCTGAAAAACCATAATGAAAAACACGCCCTTTCATGCCCATATAAAACAGGCGCTCGCCAACCCTGTTTTGCAAACCGCCCTGGATGCCAACGCCGAACGGCGCGTACAGGCGCGTAAAACGGCTTTTGCATCACTCGAAGAACCCCTCGGGGTATTGCGTCAGCGCGCCCAGCGTGTGCGTGCGGAAACTATTGCTCATCTCGACCGCTATCTGGAACAATTTATCACCAATGCCCAGACCAACGGTATCATCGTCCATCGCGCCGCCAATGCCGAAGAAGCGGTACAAGTTGTACTCGACATAGCTCAAAAGTTATCGCCAAAAGAAAAAAAATGCGTTCAACCGTGTTCATCTACGGATTCGATCCTGATTGCCAAATCGAAGACGATGGTCAGCGAGGAGATAGAACTCAATGCCGCGCTGGAAGCCGCGGGCATCCCGGCCGTTGAAACCGACCTGGGGGAATATATCGTGCAACTACGCGGCGAAAAGCCTTCGCATATTATTACCCCGGCAGTACACCTGCGCCGCGATGAAATCGGGGAAACTTTCCACGAAAAATTGGGTATTCCGCTGACAACTGACATTCCCACGCTCACAAACGCGGCGCGCGCCACCCTGCGTCAAACCTTCCTGGATGCCGACATCGGCCTTTCCGGAGTCAACTTTGGCGTGGCCGAAAGCGGGGCGCTGTGCATTGTCACCAACGAGGGTAACGGACGCATGGTTACGACACTGCCGCCGGTACATATCGCCCTGATGGGTATGGAGCGTCTCGTCCCCACTTTTGACAATCTGGCGTTGATGCTCAGTTTGTTACCGCGCTCGGCCACCGGACAAAAAATCAGCGTCTATACGCAAATTATTCACGCGCCGCGGGGAGCCAATGAAAGCGACGGCCCCGCGGAGCGCCATCTGATCCTCCTCGACAACGGGCGCGCCAGCCTGCGCGGCACACCGCTCAACGACGCCCTGCTGTGCATCCGCTGCGGGGCCTGCCTGAACGCCTGCCCCATCTTCCGCGAGATCGGCGGGCACGCTTATGTTGGCGTAAACAGCGAACACACACCCTATCCCGGCCCTATCGGATCAGTCATTTCGCCGGGGTTGTTCGGTGTAGCCAATTTTGGGCATCTGGCGCAGGCCTCCACGCTGTGCGGAGCTTGCCAAGAAGCCTGCCCGGTGAATATTGATCTGCCGGGGATGTTGTTAAAAGTGCGGTCAGGAGACGGGGAACAGGGGGCAGTAAAAACATCAGGGGTGGGATTGCCCT
This window harbors:
- a CDS encoding M23 family metallopeptidase, with the translated sequence MKKQPRGWLDWLTWAIAFAVVGVAILLSWQRFTVPRARALPQPTIVDLPKSSGVAALPAFEESVAPPVLRRIAALKTTIPNRSRTEIVEYVVSAGDSVFAIAAANDLTPETILWSNYDVLKDDPHSLTEGMVLKIPPVDGVFYQVQAGDTLASVANTFEVYADAIITWTANRLDLTAPELTSEQWVMIPGGRREFQQWIVPVPARGAAGVSTGMYGAGTCSGGYDGLYGSGAFIWPTSNHTLTGNDYWSGHLAIDIAAILGERIMASDAGVIMFAGWAAGGYGYTIAVDHGNGYQTLYAHLNSVDVSCGQSVQQGQRIGSGGSSGNSTGPHLHFEVRLNGGFVNPWYVLPAP
- the rho gene encoding transcription termination factor Rho, translating into MDVKELEQQPLIELRKVAISLDIPRAAQLKKEKLIMLIRQAEAEREGLEVRGGILEIMSEGIGFLRWDNYQPSMHDVYVSQSQIRRYKLRNGDMILGHVRPPRESERHYGLLKVESVNGLDPDEAARRPRFERLTPIFPDQRYNLETDRNLLATRLINLITPVGRGQRGLIVSPPKAGKTTILKNVINAISNQYPEVYLIVALIGERPEEVTDMDRSVDAEVISSTFDEPVSSHVRVAEMVIERAKRLVEVGRDVFIAMDSITRLSRAYNLVVQPSGRTLSGGIDPSALYPPKRFFGAARNIEEGGSLTIVATCLIDTGSRMDDVVYEEFKGTGNMELHLSRQLQERRIFPAIDINRSSTRREELLLGPDITPRVWLMRRMYDQMIASPPHGAGMDTGTATEAILDRFKNTSDNQEFLMSLNE
- the prfA gene encoding peptide chain release factor 1, with protein sequence MLLEKLSGITDRYEEITQEFMQVGNDYERAAELGKERSDLEPLIKKSDEYRQALINLDEARALVDSDDPDLAELAELEISELEESIPKLELQIKSMLLPKDPRDARSVIVEVRAGTGGDEAGLFAADLYRMYSRYADKRNWKVEMLSSNETGVGGFKEISFLIKGKEVYSRLKFESGVHRVQRVPTTESQGRIHTSTATVAVLAEVDDVEIDIPASDIKMDVYKSAGAGGQSVQKNSTAVRLTHLPSGMVVQCQDERSQLQNRLRAMSILKARLYELEEAKRMAEIDESRRSQVGTGERSEKIRTYNFPQSRVTDHRINISSYHLAGVLDGNIEEFIEELIMRDEADRLAEAGLVE
- the prmC gene encoding peptide chain release factor N(5)-glutamine methyltransferase — translated: MGKQTIRQALHQLTHNAAHSNTPVLDAQVLLAHIVQKPRAWVLAYPETTLAPQQQKSLREAAARLQTGTPLPYILGHWEFYGLDFTLSPDVLIPRPETELLIEEALQWLQAHPQKRRAADSGTGSGCIAITLAKHISDLHIAASDISPAALKIARANAEKHHVAERIEFTHANLLANNLQSTTLDLIAANLPYIPTQTLHMLDVYECEPTLALDGGENGLKLIGRALEQAQRNLARGWLMLFEIDSSHGERAAELAQHYYPHAKIRILPDLTGRDRLLRIEDILCKPD
- a CDS encoding threonylcarbamoyl-AMP synthase, giving the protein MQTRLISTQDSQAFSLAIKILEQGGLVAFPTDTVYGLAAHIQNTSGIELLYEAKQRAPSKAIAVLMSSSDDLSQVASEIPTQARRLAEHFWPGPLTLIVPRHPALPEALGPLPTIGVRVPDHPDALALMDITGPLAVTSANLSGEANACSAQEVLQQLDGCVDLILDGGITPGGTPSTVVDCTSPKLQILRSGPISSNELFTIWKSANI
- a CDS encoding DUF1684 domain-containing protein — encoded protein: MPNLTIERAEKDEFFADHPQSPLTREQQVDFNGLDYFPENAALRFEADIEIFDPQEEITIQTSTGDTQQYTRYGKVRFSVGGEQAALTVYESEHGFFIPFVDTLAGSETYPAGRYLDPERLPNGKLAVDFNQAYNPYCAYNARWSCPLTPFENRLKLPIRAGEKIFQDHVVR
- the glgP gene encoding alpha-glucan family phosphorylase translates to MKSFRAQPANHFSLPRRIHRLGELAYNLWWTWNPDAQRLFSRIDHDFWERTYHNPVLFLRQIERAHLNAVAQDRAYLDFYDRTFRIFDQYINAKETWFMQNHPEQINRPIAYFSSEFGLHETLPIYAGGLGVLSGDHVKEASDLGLPFVAVGFLYTRGYFSQHITEDGWQEARFKRLHFEDMPVMPILDQDDNLLTVTVELPGRDVLARIWEIHVGRVPLYLLDTDVDGNSAADRELTARLYNSDLEARISQELILGIGGVRALRRLGYNPSVWHMNEGHSAFMGLERIREMVAADHAFEEAQATVKASTIFTTHTPVPAGSDEFPLWLIDKYFANLWPELGLDRESFINLARRKMSWGETFSMPLLAFRFAERRNGVSELHGQVARKMWNFLWPDLREEDVPISYVTNGIHTGTWLARRLDHLFRRYLGRNWASHLDDPDLWEDIDNIPDEELWAVRRHLKRKLVFYMRDRAREQWLSTSVHPVQVIASGVLLDPYALTIGFARRFATYKRASLILSDLERLLDLINRPNRPVQIIFAGKAHPDDHPGKMLIQEVYRAVKKAENGGRLVFLEDYDMNVARYLVQGVDVWLNTPRRPNEASGTSGEKAAINGVLNFSVLDGWWREGYNGLNGWAIGDDNDYEDHNYQDQLDIAHLYDVLEKEIIPLYYDRAENNLPREWISRMKIAIRTLSPQFSMRRMVKEYTEQLYLPAISE
- a CDS encoding (Fe-S)-binding protein, with translation MPKKIQLFITCLIDTLRPETGEAVVNVLRRAGVSITFPQGQTCCGQPAFNAGMRAEAREMARHTIATFETDPAPVVVPSGSCTAMLRHGYPELFANDPQWLPRAQALAARTFEFTEFLVDELGIVDVGAYFPHKITYHASCHLLRGLGVDRQPRALLAQVCGAKLVELPAVEECCGFGGVFSVEHPEISAEMLKRKIKNIESTEALTIVVCDTGCLLHINGGLHRSGLPQRVVHIAEVLSSVES
- a CDS encoding LUD domain-containing protein, whose amino-acid sequence is MKNTPFHAHIKQALANPVLQTALDANAERRVQARKTAFASLEEPLGVLRQRAQRVRAETIAHLDRYLEQFITNAQTNGIIVHRAANAEEAVQVVLDIAQKLSPKEKKCVQPCSSTDSILIAKSKTMVSEEIELNAALEAAGIPAVETDLGEYIVQLRGEKPSHIITPAVHLRRDEIGETFHEKLGIPLTTDIPTLTNAARATLRQTFLDADIGLSGVNFGVAESGALCIVTNEGNGRMVTTLPPVHIALMGMERLVPTFDNLALMLSLLPRSATGQKISVYTQIIHAPRGANESDGPAERHLILLDNGRASLRGTPLNDALLCIRCGACLNACPIFREIGGHAYVGVNSEHTPYPGPIGSVISPGLFGVANFGHLAQASTLCGACQEACPVNIDLPGMLLKVRSGDGEQGAVKTSGVGLPWSVRLGLKVFAWAAVSPGRFGLAQKLAAIIGGILSPRAEQMRLPTFTGWGYSKDMARPARMPFRKRFDSTSQRTSETASQRVNKAVIPSVANSLMSRSVDPLSQQFERELTALSGNFIPCTADTLAEAILILLHDRGIDEIMAWEAQHLPEGLLDSLRGAGICIGQADQPHIQAGLSGALGAAANTGTLALASGPGRPQGVSLLPQIHIAILQTSTIKKNLQELLRLPEIRKATSTALISGPSRTADIEMTLTIGVHGPGELHVLAIQ